One Streptomyces formicae genomic window, CCGGTCCACCAGCGCGCTGCGCGCCGACCACTGGCTGCGCGTGAGGCCGGGCACGGACGCCGCACTCGCCCTCGGCCTCGCCCACCTCCTGATCGAGAACGGTTCGTACGACGAGGAGTTCGTGCGCACGTGGACTAACGGCCCCCTGCTGGTGCGCCGCGACAACGGACGCTTCCTGCGGGCCGACGAACTGGCCGCCGAGACCCAGGGGTTCGTCGTCTGGGACGAGGCGGACGACGGGCCACGGGCCTACGACACCCACGCGGCGGCCCGGTCGCCCGAACGGTTCGCGCTCCGCGGCGCCCACCGCGTGCGCACCCTGCGCGGCTCCGTGCTCTGCGAACCCGCCTTCGAAAGGTACGCGCGGGCCTGCGCCGAGTGGCCCGCCGAGCGCGTCGCGCACACGACATGGATCCCCGAGCCGGAGATCCGGGCGCTCGCCGAGGAGATCGGCGCCGCCCGCTCGGTGACGTACTACGGCTGGACCGGCGTCGGCCAGAGCGCCAACGCCGCCCAGACCGAGCGCGCGCTGGCCACGCTGTACGCCTTGACCGGGTCCTACGACACGGAAGGCGGCAACCACCTGGTGCCCCCGCCGCCCTACAACCCGGCCACCTGGGCCGGCCAGCTCGCGCCCGAGCAGCGCGCCAAGGCGCTCGGTATCGACAAGCACCCGCTCGGCCCGCCTGCCTCCGGCTACGTCAACGCGGGCGACCTGTGCCGCGCCATCGAGACCCAAGAGCCGTACGCGGTGAGGGCGTTGATCGGATTCGGCTCCAACCTCGTGGTGGCGCAGCCCGACTCCGACCGCGTCGCACGGGCACTGCGCTCCCTCGAGTTCCAGGTGCACCTGGACCTGTTCGCCAACCCGACCAGCACCACCGCGGACATCGTGCTGCCGGTGAACAGCGCCTACGAGCACGAGGCACTGCGCTTCGGCTTCGAGATCGACCACCGGGCCCAGGAGCACACCCAGTTGCGGCCGCGCCTGACGGAACCGGTCGGCACGTCACGCTCCGACACCGAGGTCGTCTTCGACCTGGCGTGCCGCCTGGGGATGGGCGAGGAGTTCTTCGGCGGTGACGTCGAGGCCGCCTGGAACTGGCAGTTGGAGCCGCTCGGCCTGACCGTGGGCGAGTTGCGCGGGAGGCCGGGCGGGGTGCGGGTGCCGCGCCCCCGCGCGTTGCGGAAGTACGCCCGGCGCACGGGCGAGCCCGCGGCGCCCGGCGGCGAGGCCGTGGCCGGTTTCGGCACGCCCACCCGCAGGGTCGAGCTCTACTCGGAGCGCCTGTGGGAACACGGCCACCCGGCCGTCCCCGAGCACCGTTCGCCGGTCGAGCCCGACGCGGCCTTCCCGCTCGTCCTCACCTGCGCCAAGCACGGCCACTTCGTCCACAGCCAGCACCGGTCCCTCACCACGCTGCGCCGCCGCTCGCCCGACCCCTGCGTGGACATGAGCCCCGAGGCGGCGGCGGCGCGAGGCATCAGCGAGGGACAGTGGGTGGAACTGTCCACGCGCCTCGGCGGCATCCGCCTGCGGGCCCGCTTCGACGGCTCGCTGCACCCGTCGGTGGTGGTCAGCGAGTACGGCTGGTGGCAGGACGCCCCCGACCTGGCCCTGCCCGGCGCGGACCCGGTGAGCGGGGAGGGCAGCAACCTCAACCGTCTGATCGGCTATGAGGGAAGCGACCCGCTGAGCGGTTCGGTGCCGCTGCGCGCCTCGGTGTGCGAGATCCGGCCACTGCCCTCCGACGGCACCTGGAGCGGCACCCGCCCCTTCACGGTCACCGCCGTGGGCGCCGAGGGAAGCGGCGTACGCACCCTGCGTCTGGAGCCCGCCGACGGCGGACCGCTGCCGGACTACCGGCCGGGCCAGCACGTGACGGTGCACGCCGAGGACGCCTCCGGCGCGGCACGGCATCCCTCGCTCGGCCGCAGCTACTCGCTCACCGGCCCGGCGACCGCACCCGCCCGTACCTCCTACGACCTGGCCGTCCGGCATGTCCCCGACGGATCCTTCTCCACGTACGTCCACGAGGAACTGAGGGCCGGCAGCCGACTGCACCTGTCCGCGCCGGGCGGCACCTTCCGCATCCCCTCGGACACCGCCACCCCCGTGGTGCTGCTCGCGGGAGGCATCGGCGTCACCCCCTTCATGAGCTATCTGGAGACGCTCGCCGCGAGCGGAGGCACGGTCCCCGAGGTGGTCCTGCACCACGGCAACACCAACTCCGCCGATCACCCCTTCCGTACCCGCCTGCACGAACTGCGGGGTCGGGTAAGGGCGTTGAGGATCATCGACCACTACACCGCCCCCGGCGCGGACGACGTACTCGGCCGGGACCACGAACGCCGCGGCTTCATCACCGCCGATGACATCGACCCCGAACTGATCGCCCGCCGCGCCCGCTTCTACCTGTGCGGACCGCTGCCGATGCTCGACGCGCTCACCGAGGGGCTGCGGGCCCGCGGTGTACCGCGCTTCGAGATCTTCAGCGAGCGCTTCCGCTCCGCACCCCGGGAGGTCGATGTCCCGGACGACGCCGAGTTCGCGGTGCGCTTCGCCCGTTCCGGACGCTCCGTCACCTGGCGTACGACGGACGGCAGCCTGCTCGAACTCGGCGAACGCGCGGGTGTGTCCCTGCCGAGCGGATGCCGCGTCGGACAGTGCGAGAGCTGCGCCTGCACCGTGCTCACCGGCCGGGCCACCTCGCTCGTGCGCGTACCTGACGACCTGCCGGAGGAGACCGTCCTGACCTGCCAGTCGGTCCCGGCCTCCGACCTCGTCCTGGACGCCTGATACCGGATACGCGATGCCTGACGCCGGTCAGGAGTGGAACGCCAGGTAAGGGGCCACCAGCAGGAGCATGGCGATCAAGGCCGTCTTGAGCCGCTGTGCGGGCACGCGACGGGCGATCTTCCAGCCGATGAGTACGCCGATCAGTTCGGGCACACCGATGAGCGCGGCCAGCGGCCAGTTCACGTCGCCGCCGAGCAGATAACCGACCGTACCGAGCGAGGCGATCACCACGGACTGGGCCTGTGCCACGGCGAGCGCGGGCAGGACGGGGAGCCCGCACAGGATGAGGAGGGGAACGGAGAGCATCGGGCCGCCGAGCCCGAAGAGCCCCGCGGCGGTCGAGACCACCAGGCCCAGCGGCGCGGCGAGTCGGGCGGGCAGCCGCACGGGTGCGGTCCCGTCGTCCCCGGCACGCCGGACACGCCGCTCGCGGATCCACGTCAGGAGCGCGGTGACGGTCACCGCCGCGGCGAGCAGCACGCCGAACGCCCGGCCCTCGACCGCTCTGTTGAGCAGGACCCCCAGGGGCGTGCCCACCAGGGCCGTGGCGCAGAGGAGGAGAGCGGCGCGCCGGGTCGCCGGGTCGCGGAGTTGGCCGGAGCGTACGTACGCGGCGGTGCCCAGGGCCCCGGTCGCGACGTGCGTGGCGATGGCGGTACCGGCCACGGTGGCGGGGGACAGGCCGGTGAACAGGAACATGCCGATGGTGGGCAGCACGCCGCCGGGCCCGACCGCGGTGATGCCGATGCCGCCCGCCAGGCCGAAGAGGGCCAGGAGAACCGCCGTGGACGTGTCCACCTGAAAGGCCGCGTTCATCGGGGCCCCCGGTGCAGGGACGTGCTCAGCGTCAACCGGTCGGCGCGGACGCGCAGTGACTCGGCGTCGACCGGGCGCCCGTCGGGCAGGTGCGTGAGCCGGTCGATGGCGAAGAGCGGCGCGCCGTCCCGGATGCCGAGCAGGTCGGCCGAGTCACGGTCGGCGGTGATGGCGTGCACGGTGACGTCGGCGTAGCCCAGAGGACCGCCGATGACCTCCTCGATGAGGTCGAACACGTCGCGCCCGGCGAGATCGCGCTCCAGCAGGGGCGTTCCGATGTCCGGGGCGAGCCATGTCGTATCGACCGAGAGCGGTTCGCCGTCGAGCCGTCGCAGCCGCTCCAGGTGGACGGCCGGGCTGGTGTCGGGCAGGCGAAGGCGTTCGAGCGCGGAGCGGGGAGGCGCGGGCACGAGGCGCGCGACGCGCACCTCGTTGCGGACCGCGCCGTAGCCGTTCAGCGTCTCGGCGAGGCCGGTGAGACGGTCGAGTCCATGGCCGTACTTCGCGGTCACCACGCGGGTGCCCACCCCGCGCCGTCGGGTGATCAGTCCCTCGGCCCGCAGGAGGTCGAGTGCCGCGCGGACCGCGTTGCGCGAGCCGTCCAGGCTCCGGGCCAGCGCGTGCTCCTCGGGCAGTCGGCCGTCCTCGAAGGCGCCGCCGATGATCTGCTGGCGCAGCAGGTCGGCGAGCCTGCGGGCGCGCTGCGCACGCGAGTCTGAGGACGTGCCGGTCGCCCGTGGCGGTTCTCCCGCGCCGCCCCACCCCACGTCGCCCCCGGTCGCCTCCTGGCCCATGGCTCCACCGCCTCCTCGTCGCGGGCCGTGACCGGCCCCGGATTCGGCGGCGACGCTACTGCCCCATCATTTCGCCGGAGTTACGCCACCCGATGTGACCTGCGAAAACGCCTGACCTGGCGGAACGTCCAAGCGCGGGGCGGCAACGCCAGGGTCGTTCCCCTCGGACGCGAAGGCGCGCAGCAGATCGGCGGCGACGCTCACGGCGATGGTGGCGGGATCCTTCCCGGTGATGGCGGCAAGCCCGATCGGGGTCTTGATCCGGTTGATGGTGGCCTCGTCATGACCGCCCTCGGTGGCGAGGCGCTTGCGGAACCGCCCCCACTTGGCCGCCGACCCGATCAGCCCGATCGAGCCGAGTCGCGTGGTGCGCAAGGCGGCGTCGCAGAGAGCGGCGTCCTCGGCGTGGTCATGGGTCATGATCAGGACGTGGGTGCCGTGCGGCAGCTGGTCGAGAACCTCCTCGGGCAGCAGTGGCGTGTGATGCGTGTGGACCTGCGCCACCGCGTCCGCCAGCACGTCGAGCCGCTTCTCGGCGAGCATCTCGGAGCGGCTGTCGATCAGATGGAGGTCGAGGTCCTGACGGGCGAGGATGCGCGCCAGTTCGAGACCGACGTGCCCGACGCCGAAGACCGCGACCGCCCGTACCACCGGCAGCGGTTCGAGCAGCACCGACACCGTGCCGCCGCAGCACTGCACTCCATGACGGTTGGTCACTTTGTCGTTGAGGGCGAAGTCGAGCAGCTCCGGCTCCGGCTCGGCCGCGCCGATCATCTCCCGGGCCCGGTCGATCGCGACGGCCTCGACGTTGCCGCCGCCGATCGAGCCCCACGTCTCGCTGAGCCCCACGACGAGCTTCGCACCGGCCTCGCGCGGCGCATGGCCGCGCACGGTCGCGACGGTCACCAGGACGCCGGGCTCCCGGCGTGCCCGCAACCGCGCGACCGCGGCGACCCACGTCATGTCAGGCACCGCTCAACGCTTCCGCGCCGGGGTGCGCCGTACCGTCCACAGCAGGCCCGCGCAGCCCGTTGCCGGAGGGGCTGACCGCGGCAACTCCCTCGCGTGCGTGACCGTTCGATGAGGCGTCGCCCTCACGCGCGGCCTGCACCGCCCAGAACACCGCCTCCGGCGTCGCGGGCGAGGCCAGGTCGACGGCGACACCGCTCGGCCCGAACGCCGCGGCGGCCTGCCGCAACGCTTCGCGCACCGAGAACGCCAGCATCAGCGGGGGCTCGCCGACCGCCTTGGACCCGTACACCGCGCCCTCTTCCGAGGCGTTCTCCAGCAGCGTGACGTGGAACTCCTCGGGCATCTCCGAGAAGCTCGGCAGCTTGTACGTGCTCGCGGCCTGGGTGAGCAGACGCCCTCGGCCCGCACCGTCACCGGCGTCCCAGCGCAGGTCCTCCAGGGTCAGCCAGCCCGCGCCCTGCACGAAGCCGCCCTCGACCTGACCGATGTCGATCAGCGGGGACAGGCTGTCGCCGACGTCGTGCACGATGTCAACGCGCCGGATGCGGTACGCGCCCGTGAAGCCATCCACCTCCACCTCGGCCGCCGCGGCGCCGTGGGCGAAGTACTTGAACGGCGTACCCCGGAACGTCTTCGCGTCCCAGTGCAGCCCCTCCGTCCGGTAGAACCCGGCCGCCGACAGCTGAACCCGCTGGAAGTACGCGGTGCGCACCAGGTCGTCCCAGGCCAGCTCGGTGTCGTTGCCCAGGGCGCGCGCGACGCCCTCGACGATGCGTACGTCCGAGGCGCTCGACCCCAGTTGGGTGGCGGCCACCTGCAGGAGCCGCTCGCGCAGCTGCTCGCAGGCGTTCTTCACCGCCGCGCCGTTGAGGTCCGCGCCGGCGCTCGCGGCGGTGGCGGAGGTGTTGGGCACCTTGTCGGTCCGTGTCGGGGCGAGGCGCACCTTGTGCAGCGGGATGCCCAGGGTGGTCGCGGCCACCTGCAGCATCTTGGTGTGCAGACCCTGCCCCATCTCGGTGCCGCCGTGGTTGATCAGGACCGAGCCGTCCTTGTAGATCAGGACGAGCGCGCCGCCCTGGTTGAAGGCGGTGAGGTTGAAGGAGATGCCGAACTTGAGGCCGGTGACCGCGAGCGCCCGCTTGGTGTGCGGATGCGCGGAGTTGAACGCGGCGATCTCCCGCCGGCGCTCGGCGACGCCGCCGTTCTCCTTGACCTGCTGCCAGACGGCGGCGATCCGCTCGGGCTGGACGACCTGCTGGCCGTACGGCGTCGACTGGCCCCGCTGGTAGAAGTTCCGCTCCCGCAGCTCCATCGGGTCGAGGCCGAGCAGGGGCGCGCACCGGCCCATGATGTCCTCGATCACCAGCATGCCCTGCGGGCCGCCGAAGCCGCGGAAGGCGGTGTTGGACACCTTGTTGGTCCTGGCGATGCGGCCGGTGACGCGGGCGTTGGGAATCCAGTAGGTGTTGTCGATGTGGCACAGGGCGCGGGCCACCACCGGCTCGGACAGATCCAGGCTCCAGCCGCCGTCCGCGGTCAGCGTGGCGTCCAGGGCCCGGATGCGTCCGTCGGCGTCGAAGCCGATCCGCCACTCGGCGTGGAACCCGTGCCGCTTGCCGGACATGGTCAGGTCCTGGGTCCGGTTGAGGCGCAGCCGGACCGGGCGTCCGGTGAGCCTGGCACCGAGCGCCGCGACGGCCGCGAAGCCGTGCGGCTGCATCTCCTTGCCCCCGAAACCGCCGCCCATCCGCAGGCACTGCACGGTCACCTCGTGACTGTGCAGACCAAGGACGTGGGCGACGATCTCCTGGGTCTCCGAGGGGTGTTGGGTGCTGCTCTGCACGAACACCTGGCCGCTCTCGTCGATGTGGGCGAGCGCCGCGTGCGTCTCCAGGTAGAAGTGTTCCTGGTCGGAGAAGTGGATCTCGCCGGTGAACACGTGCGCGGAGTCGGCGAGTCCGGCGTCGACATCACCGCTCAGCATCACGGGCCTCGCCCCGTGGAAGCTGTCGGCCGCCATCGCGTCCTGCAACGTGATCAGTGAGGGCAGCTCGTCGAGCTCCACCTCCACGGCCGCCGCACCGAGCCGGGCGGCCTCCAGGGTCTCGCCGAGCACCCAGGCGACCGCGTGGCCGTGGAACATGACCTCGTCGGGGAACAGCGGCTCGTCGTGCTTCATCCCCGCGTCGTTGACGCCGGGCACGTCGGCACCGGTCAGCACGCGGACCACACCGGGTACGGCGAGCGCGGGCTCGGTGCGCAGCGCGGTGATCCGGCCGTGGGCCCGCATCACCTGGACCGGGTAGGCGTGCAGCACGTCCTTGGTGCGGGCGACCAGGTCGTCGGTGTAGAGCGCGGCGCCGGTGACGTGCAGGGTGGCACTCTCGTGCGGCATCGAGACACCGACGACCGGCTTCTCGGGGCGCTGGGACAGCTGACTCATGACGACACCGCCTCGGTGGTCCGTACGTGCAGTTTCCGCAGGCTCTGGCCGAGCATCGCGGATCGGTACAGGGCGCTCGCGCGATGATCGTCCATCGGCGTGCCCTCGCCCCGCAGCACCCGGGCCGCGTTCTCCACAGTCTGCGCCGACCACGGCTCGCCTTCCAGGACGGCCTCGGTGGCGAGGGCGCGGATCGGGGTCGCGGCCACGCCGCCCAGGCCGATCCGCGCCTTGCGTACGATCCCGTCCTCGATGTCGAGCGCGAGCGCGACCGCCACGCTGGAGATGTCGTCGAAGCGGCGCTTGGCGATCTTGTGGAAGGCCGTGACCCGCGACAACGGCAGGGGGAAGCGCACCGCGCGGATCAGTTCGCCGGGACGGCGCACGCTCTGCCGGTATCCGGTGAAGTACTCCGCGAGCGGGACCTCGCGCTCACCGTCGGCGTCGGCGAGCACGACCGACGCCTCCAGGGCCAGGAGCACCGGGGGAGTGTCACCGATGGGCGAGCCGGTGCCCAGATTGCCGCCGAGGGTCGCGCCGTTGCGGATGAGCCGGGAGGCGAACTGCGGGAAGAGCTCCGCGAGGAGCGGGACGCTGCCGTCGAGGCGGCGCTCGATCTCGGTGAGCGTCAGCGCCGCCCCGATCTCGATGGAGTCGGACTCCACACGCAGCCCCCGCAGTTCGGGCAGCCGGTCGACGGCGAGCACGCAACGCGCGCGTCGCGAGCGGATGTTGACCTCCACGCCCCAGTCCGTGGACCCGGCGACCACGACGGCGTTGGGCCGCTCGCGCAGCAACTCCAGCGTTTCGGCGAGAGTGTTCTTGCGCAGGAACGTGCTGTCGTCCCGGGTGTACTCGGTGGCGACCGGCGCGGGCGGGGACTGCTCGCGACGCTGTGCCAGAGGATCCTCGTCGGTGGGCATGCCGACGGCGAACGCGGCGTCGCGGATCGGGCGATAGCCGGTGCAGCGGCAGAGGTTGCCGCTCAACGCGTGCAGATCGAAACCGTTCGGACCGTGCTCAGCATCGGTCGACCCCGTGGAGTCGGCCGGATCCGTGTGCGCGCAGCGGCCGGGCCGGTAGTACTCGGCGGCCATGCTGCAGACGAATCCCGGTGTGCAGTAACCGCATTGGGAGCCGCCGCGTACGGCCATCTCCTCCTGCACCGGATGCAGGGAAGGCGGCGAGCCGGGCCGGTCGACGGTGGCGAGGCCCTCGGACGTGACGACCTCCTGCCCGTCGAGCGCCGCGACCGGAACCAGGCAGGAGTTGACCGCCACCCAGTCGGTGGGCTTGTCCACCCCGGGGCGGGCCACCAGGACCGAGCAGGCGCCGCACTCACCCTCGGCGCAGCCCTCCTTCGTGCCGGTGAGGCCGCGCCCGCGCAGGAAGTCCAGCACCGTGGCGTGCGGCGCGGCCGGTGCGATCGGTGTTTCGGTCCCGTTGACCGTGATCCGTGCCGCCGTCATGACGGGATTCCGCTGCGGCGCGCGTTCGGTCGGTGCGTCATGTTTGCCAATGTCAGGGAGCTTTCTGTGTGCGGACGCGCCGGACCGAAGGGGCAGGGGCCGACGCGGCCGAAGAAGCGGGCGCGAAACGGCACGCGACAGCGGCGTACCGGAAGAGAAGAGACCGGAAGAGGAGAGAAGAGAAAAAGGGGCGGGAAGCCCCGGAATGTGCCACTACGGCACAAACGTGTGCGGCCAGGCACATCGGAACGGCGTGCTCAGCACCCGTACGTATTCAGCAGCCGTGCGCGATCCGACCAGGAACCCAGGCCGTGCACTGGGCGAGGCGACCGAGATCAGAGCTGGTGTACATCCGCTGGTCGCCTCCTTTCGCTGGTCATGGGTCGGCGACTACCGAAAAGTAGTGGCCGGGGCCACGCAGGTCAAGGGATCGGACGGGTTCGTCCCTCCAGAGGTCTTGACAACTCGATTGGTCTGGACCAACTATGCGCACAGCAGCGGTGGCCACCGTCGTTCACATCCGCCCTTCACCTCTTCCTGGAGGCTCCCCGTGGACCGTGTACGTCAGGGCAGACCCGGCGTTCGCCGGAGATTCGGCGCGGCGCTGGCCGTCGGTGCGGCGGCCGCGCTCGCCGTCACCGGGCTCGCCGCTCCCGCGCAGTCGGCGGACGTCGAAGCGGCGGCCGCCCAAGCGGACGTCAACGTCGCCAAGAACGCCGGGTTCGAGTCGGACCTGAGCAACTGGACCTGCACCGCGAACAGCGGCGCCGCCGTCACGTCCCCCGTGCACGGCGGCACGAAGGCACTCAAGGCCACCCCGGCGGGCCAGGACACCGCCGAGTGTTCCCAGATCGTCAAGGTCAAGCCCAACTCGACGTACAAGCTGAGCAGTTGGGTGCAGGGCAGCTACGCCTACCTCGGTGCCCGGGGCACCGGAACCACCGACGTGTCGACCTGGACGCCGGGCACCTCCGCCTGGCAGCAGCTCTCCACCAGCTTCACCACCGGCGCGAACACCACGTCGGTCACCGTGTACACGCACGGCTGGTACGGGCAGAGCGCGTACTACGTGGACGACGTGAGCGTCCTCGGTCCCGACGGGGGCGGCGGCACCGACCCGGTGGAGATCCCGGCCGTGCCGACCGGACTCGCGGCGGGCACGACGACGTCCACGTCGGTGGACCTGTCCTGGACCCCGGTGTCCACGGCCACCGGGTACACCGTCTACCGCGACGGCACGAAGGTCGCCTCCTCCAGCGGCGCCGCCACGACGATCACCGGCCTCACGCCGGAGACCACGTACAGCTTCCAGGTGAGCGCGTCCAACGCGGCGGGTGAGTCCGCCAAGTCGACGGCGGTGTCCGCGCGGACCGGGAAGGGCGGTGGCGGGGACGGCGGCACCGTGCCCAAGCACGCGCTGACCGGTTACTGGCAGAACTTCAACAACGGCGCGACCGTGCAGAAGCTGCGGGACGTGTCGTCGCAGTACGACATCATCGCCGTCTCCTTCGCCGACGCCACCACCACACCGGGGCAGATCACCTTCAACCTGGACCCGGCCGTCGGCTACCCCTCCACCGCCGACTTCAAGGCGGACATCGCCGCGAAGCACGCGGCGGGCAAGTCCGTGATCCTCTCGGTCGGCGGCGAGAAGGGCACCATCTCGGTCAACAGCGACGCCTCCGCGACGGCCTTCGCGAACAGTGCCTACGCGCTGATGCAGGAGTACGGCTTCGACGGCGTCGACATCGACCTGGAGAACGGCCTCAACCCCACCTACATGACCAAGGCGCTGCGCCAGCTCGCCGCGAAGGCGGGCTCGAAGCTGGTACTCACGATGGCACCGCAGACCATCGACATGCAGTCCACCTCCGGTGGCTACTTCCAGACGGCGCTGAACGTCAAGGACATCCTCACGGTCGTCAACATGCAGTACTACAACAGCGGTTCGATGCTGGGCTGCGACGGCAAGGTCTACAGCCAGGGCAGCGTGGACTTCCTCACCTCGCTCGCCTGCATCCAGCTGGAGGGCGGCCTCGACCCCTCCCAGGTCGGCATCGGCGTCCCGGCGTCGACTCGCGCCGCGGGCAGCGGCTACGTGGCCCCCTCGGTCGTGAACAACGCCCTCGACTGCCTGACCCGCGGCACCGGCTGCGGCTCCTTCAAGCCGTCGAAGACGTACCCGTCCCTGCGCGGCGCGATGACGTGGTCCACGAACTGGGACGCGACAGCGGGCAGCACGTGGTCGAACTCCGTCGGCCCGAAGGTGCATAGCCTTCCGTAGCGAACGGTCTGACGAGGCGGGGCGAACCGACAACGGCTCGCCCCGCCTCGCCCAACAGGATGGGGGAAGGCGTGACGAAGCAGAGGCGCACGGAGAACGGGCTGAGCTGGATAGCCGGTGACCACAGGCCCGGTTTCACGCTCACGCTCAGCGAGGGATTCTCTCCGTACGAGCTGCTGCGCGGCGTCGGCGCCGATGAACGTCACATCGTCCCGCTGACCAACGCCGCGGCGTACGAACTGTTGCTCAGGGACCAGGAGGACCACATCAGTGACCTCGACTTCCTGGACTGGGAGGACGAAGAGGCGGTTGCCCGGCTGACGAACGGGGGCTTTCTGCCCGATCCGCCGGACACCATCGTCCGTGCGGGCTCGGTGACGGGCTGGGCTTACGCGTTGGAGGAGTTCCACTGCCATACAGGGGGCTACATCGCGGAGCTGTCCGAGCGGGGCCGCGCCTTCTGCGTGCATCGCAACGGCAAGGGCTTCAGCCGCGTCGACTATGCCCTGCACGGCGAGGTGGTGACGTCCTTCGAACTGGGTCTGCCACCCCTGACGAACGGCGCCGAAGCCGATCCTGTGCTTCGCTTCGTGCACAGCGGTGACGCGATCGACGACGTCTCCTTCCTGCGCTTC contains:
- a CDS encoding chitinase, which codes for MDRVRQGRPGVRRRFGAALAVGAAAALAVTGLAAPAQSADVEAAAAQADVNVAKNAGFESDLSNWTCTANSGAAVTSPVHGGTKALKATPAGQDTAECSQIVKVKPNSTYKLSSWVQGSYAYLGARGTGTTDVSTWTPGTSAWQQLSTSFTTGANTTSVTVYTHGWYGQSAYYVDDVSVLGPDGGGGTDPVEIPAVPTGLAAGTTTSTSVDLSWTPVSTATGYTVYRDGTKVASSSGAATTITGLTPETTYSFQVSASNAAGESAKSTAVSARTGKGGGGDGGTVPKHALTGYWQNFNNGATVQKLRDVSSQYDIIAVSFADATTTPGQITFNLDPAVGYPSTADFKADIAAKHAAGKSVILSVGGEKGTISVNSDASATAFANSAYALMQEYGFDGVDIDLENGLNPTYMTKALRQLAAKAGSKLVLTMAPQTIDMQSTSGGYFQTALNVKDILTVVNMQYYNSGSMLGCDGKVYSQGSVDFLTSLACIQLEGGLDPSQVGIGVPASTRAAGSGYVAPSVVNNALDCLTRGTGCGSFKPSKTYPSLRGAMTWSTNWDATAGSTWSNSVGPKVHSLP
- a CDS encoding DUF6461 domain-containing protein, whose amino-acid sequence is MTKQRRTENGLSWIAGDHRPGFTLTLSEGFSPYELLRGVGADERHIVPLTNAAAYELLLRDQEDHISDLDFLDWEDEEAVARLTNGGFLPDPPDTIVRAGSVTGWAYALEEFHCHTGGYIAELSERGRAFCVHRNGKGFSRVDYALHGEVVTSFELGLPPLTNGAEADPVLRFVHSGDAIDDVSFLRFLEGELGLYIPWEETEAELASAAFDNG